Proteins from a genomic interval of Rosa chinensis cultivar Old Blush chromosome 2, RchiOBHm-V2, whole genome shotgun sequence:
- the LOC112187492 gene encoding palmitoyl-acyl carrier protein thioesterase, chloroplastic has product MVATAATSSFFPVPSPDSGAKNSKLGNGNAKLGLKSKSAAAGLQVKANAQAPPKINGTSVGLATVESGKNGDDMHGLAQSPPARTFINQLPDWSMLLAAITTIFLAAEKQWMMLDWKPKRPDMLIDPFGLGRIVQDGLVFRQNFSIRSYEIGADRTASIETLMNHLQETALNHVKTAGLLGDGFGSTPEMSIRNLIWVVTKMQVKVDRYPTWGDVVQVDTWVSASGKNGMRRDWIIHDCKTGQILTRASSVWVMMNKLTRRLSKIPDEVRSEIEPYFMNSAPVVEEDGRKLQKLDDNTADFVHTGLTPRWSDLDINQHVNNVKYIGWILESAPLPILESHELSSMTLEYRRECGRDSVLQSLTAVSGAEIGHLASTGNVECQHLLRLEGGSEIVRGRTGWRPKKPNNIGIMCGLPAENA; this is encoded by the exons ATGGTCGCCACTGCTGCTACTTCATCGTTCTTTCCGGTTCCTTCTCCCGACTCTGGTGCTAAGAATTCCAAGCTTGGAAATGGGAATGCCAAGTTAGGACTCAAATCAAAATCTGCTGCGGCTGGTTTGCAGGTAAAGGCCAATGCTCAAGCACCTCCAAAAATAAATGGCACTAGCGTTGGTTTGGCCACTGTCGAAAGTGGAAAGAATGGGGATGACATGCACGGACTTGCTCAGTCCCCTCCTGCACGGACTTTCATTAACCAATTACCTGATTGGAGTATGCTTCTTGCTGCTATAACCACAATCTTCTTGGCAGCAGAAAAGCAATGGATGATGCTTGATTGGAAACCCAAGCGACCTGATATGCTAATTGACCCTTTTGGTTTGGGAAGAATTGTTCAGGATGGCCTTGTATTCCGCCAGAACTTCTCCATTAGATCGTATGAAATAGGTGCTGATCGAACGGCTTCAATAGAGACGTTAATGAATCATTTACAG GAAACAGCGCTTAATCATGTTAAGACTGCTGGCCTCTTAGGGGACGGATTTGGTTCAACTCCAGAGATGTCCATAAGGAACCTTATATGGGTGGTAACCAAAATGCAGGTTAAGGTAGACCGCTATCCTACTTG GGGTGATGTTGTTCAAGTTGACACTTGGGTTAGTGCCTCCGGGAAGAATGGTATGCGGCGTGATTGGATTATCCATGATTGCAAAACAGGACAAATTTTAACAAGAGCCTCCAG TGTGTGGGTGATGATGAATAAACTGACTAGGAGGTTATCCAAAATACCCGATGAGGTTCGGAGTGAAATAGAGCCTTACTTTATGAATTCTGCTCCTGTTGTGGAGGAGGATGGCAGGAAACTGCAGAAACTTGACGACAATACTGCGGACTTTGTCCATACTGGTTTAACT CCTAGGTGGAGTGATCTGGATATCAACCAGCATGTTAACAATGTGAAGTACATTGGCTGGATCCTTGAG AGTGCTCCCTTACCAATCTTGGAGAGCCATGAGCTTTCTTCTATGACTCTGGAGTATAGGAGGGAGTGTGGAAGGGACAGTGTGCTTCAGTCCCTGACTGCAGTGTCTGGTGCTGAGATTGGGCATTTAGCAAGTACTGGCAACGTTGAGTGCCAGCACTTACTTCGACTTGAGGGCGGGTCTGAGATTGTGAGGGGAAGGACTGGTTGGAGGCCCAAAAAACCCAACAATATCGGGATTATGTGTGGGCTTCCAGCAGAAAACGCATAG